One Solea senegalensis isolate Sse05_10M linkage group LG13, IFAPA_SoseM_1, whole genome shotgun sequence DNA segment encodes these proteins:
- the LOC122779686 gene encoding inactive serine/threonine-protein kinase TEX14-like gives MQFNKKKHITSPYTTALCLGFGKVCVTEPCQAFAWPASIPLIKESDLTQADDEPVLTFTCGSLTSMTNCSWRHSRVTVKKMMDSRAIYLDLLIKEQEYCSQLLHPQLLQLMGVSLSDDLQKTSLVFERVTVGTLHNLLHNRRTEFPVLQEKWLLSVMLQVCEGLQYLHGQGLVMRALSSHGVVLTELTVAKLTDLGFMVPSKGSSCVKRPKHIALPPSLYRWAAPEVFKQKPCTVEADIYSLCALIQEVYTDNEPWGAVSLDMIKKAMDAGQVLAVNSSIPQPYYDVVLTGLQQHPQDRTYSLHCLCQILQQDIKCLSPEDQLGGGELSDYPEQDLGSGIQTTTQHRIVGKPVKHVVFSTVKPVKMKAVVDRQSHQDRQLHKQWYSGATSELWTERVEFSEEESVHHQVDTHTESESETDSSEEQPDVEENIDREILEQLEILKLPKPTADQQINTFVVDLKVSQELLRQANQSLDTVEDHLDFRDAPSSIHTVSSSAPSMFPLSTNHPGEGTAAAGRHSNQYSLLTQRGKDWSKNLEAQLQDRNWELMSEVELDLWLRHYPAEQQHFEQDRLLQLSSDCDMAEFYSVKTHHSEMELSQMQQSTSSQESADVTGDACRPAAASGNPHHVRAMALQSCTAGYMQGTNSPAAG, from the exons ATGCAGTTCAATAAGAAGAAACACATCACGTCCCCCTACACCACAGCCCTGTGTCTGGGCTTTGGAAAG GTGTGTGTAACTGAGCCATGTCAGGCTTTTGCATGGCCAGCATCTATTCCACTGATCAAAGAAAGTGATCTGACCCAGGCTGATGATGAACCTGTGCTGACTTTCACCTGTGGTTCTTTGACCTCCATGACCAA ttgcAGCTGGAGACACTCCAGGGtcacagtgaagaaaatgatGGACAGTCGTGCAATTTACTTGGATCTGCTCATCAAAGAACAAGAATATTGCAG CCAACTGTTACACCCACAACTGCTGCAGCTGATGGGAGTGAGTCTCTCCGATGATCTCCAGAAGACGAGTCTGGTGTTTGAGCGAGTCACTGTCGGTACACTCCACAACCTGCTGCACAACAGG CGCACCGAGTTCCCGGTGCTGCAGGAAAAATGGCTTCTGTCAGTGATGTTGCAGGTTTGTGAAGGTCTGCAGTATCTCCATGGGCAAGGTCTGGTGATGAGAGCCTTGTCTTCACACGGTGTGGTCCTCACAGAGCTCACAGTAGCCAAACTTACTGATTTAGGCTTCATGGTCCCCAG caaAGGCAGTTCATGTGTCAAACGCCCCAAGCACATAGCCCTGCCCCCCAGCTTGTACAGGTGGGCTGCTCCAGAGGTTTTTAAACAGAAACCCTGCACAGTGGAGGCTGACATCTACAGTCTATGTGCTCTGATCCAGGAAGTGTACACAG ACAATGAACCGTGGGGAGCTGTGAGCCTGGATATGATTAAAAAAGCAATGGACGCAGGCCAGGTCCTGGCAGTAAACAGCAGCATTCCACAGCCTTACTATGATGTGGTGCTGACTGGCCTGCAGCAGCACCCACAGGACCGCACATACAGCCTGCACTGCCTGTGCCAAATACTGCAACAGGATATCAAG TGTTTGTCCCCGGAGGATCAGCTGGGCGGTGGTGAGCTGAGTGATTATCCAGAACAAGATCTGGGATCTGGTATTCAGaccacaacacagcacaggatTGTGGGAAAGCCAGTAAAGCACG TTGTTTTTAGCACTGTAAAGCCAGTCAAAATGAAGGCAGTGGTGGACAGACAGTCTCACCAAGACAGACAACTTCATAAACAGTGGTACAGTGGAGCAACGTCTGAGCTGTGGACGGAAAGAGTAGAGTTTTCAGAGGAAGAATCTGTGCACCACCAAGTGGACACtcacacagagtcagagtcagaaacaGATAGTTCTGAGGAACAACCTGATGTAGAGGAAAATATAGACAGAGAGATATTGGAGCAGCTGGAAATCCTCAAGCTGCCCAAACCTACAGCGGATCAACAGATCAACACTTTTGTGGTCGACCTCAAAGTGTCTCAGGAGCTGCTGCGACAGGCCAACCAGAGCCTGGACACAGTGGAGGATCACCTGGACTTTAGAGATGCTCCTTCCAGTATCCACACAGTATCCTCTAGTGCACCCTCTATGTTCCCCCTCTCCACAAATCACCCTGGAGAaggtactgctgctgctggacgtCATTCAAACCAGTACAGTCTCTtaacacaaagaggaaaagacTGGTCAAAGAATCTGGAGGCTCAGCTCCAGGACAGAAACTGGGAACTGATGAGCGAGGTGGAGCTGGACTTATGGCTGAGACACTATCCAGCTGAACAGCAGCATTTTGAGCAGGACCGGCTGCTGCAGCTTTCTTCTGACTGTGACATGGCAGAGTTTTATTCAGTTAAAACTCATCACAGCGAAATGGAGCTGAGCCAAATGCAGCAG TCAACCAGTTCACAGGAAAGTGCAGATGTCACAGGAGATGCGTGCAggccagcagcagcaagtgGAAATCCACACCACGTAAGAGCTATGGCACTGCAGAGCTGCACTGCAGGTTACATGCAGGGCACCAATTCTCCTGCTGCTGGTTAG